The proteins below are encoded in one region of Brassica napus cultivar Da-Ae chromosome A6, Da-Ae, whole genome shotgun sequence:
- the LOC111198673 gene encoding protein SUPPRESSOR OF GENE SILENCING 3, with translation MGSRGDKGKNVSSGGSNAEVEQLAKGFSETKLGPSQDGGGEWEVISKRNKNKPGNAAGKSWATAPNQNPPRAWGGQQQQQGRGNNGYGRGRGTQVSTGRGAGRGQAMNRGYGGASAPVARPPLEGGWNWQSRPGAAQQAVTEEVPEVDDDDVSEGEEEDDCDALDDSDEDLASDDYDSDVSQQSHGTRKQNKWFKKFFDSLDSLSIEQINEPQRQWHCPACQNGPGAIDWYNLQPLLAHARTKGARRVKLHRELAEVLDRDLQMRGASVIPCGEIYGQWKGLGEEEKDHEIVWPPMVIIMNTKLDKDENDKWLGMGNPELLEYFNEYPAIRARHSYGPQGHRGMSVLIFESTATGYFEADRLHRDLAQKGLDRDAWERRRSWFSGGVRQLYGFLAIKRDLDLFNQHCQGKARLKYEMKSYQEYVVKELRQIAEDNQQLNWFKNKLTKQNKHAKVLEESLGILSEKLRKTAEDNRIVRQRTKMQHEQNREEMDSQDKFFKESIKQIHEKRDAKEENFEMLQQQERAKVVDLRKRAEEVSSFIECQEKEMKEFVEEREKLIEEQEKKMAELKKKYFEEMLDLERGFDKALEQLMSKHGLHDADDTDDY, from the exons GGGTGATAAGGGAAAGAACGTCTCTTCGGGTGGCTCTAACGCAGAGGTTGAACAGCTGGCGAAAGGCTTTTCGGAGACGAAGCTGGGTCCTTCACAAGACGGTGGAGGAGAGTGGGAGGTCATCTCCAAACGGAACAAGAACAAGCCTGGAAACGCTGCTGGGAAGTCATGGGCCACAGCTCCTAACCAGAACCCTCCTAGAGCGTGGGGTggtcagcagcagcagcaaggGAGGGGTAACAATGGCTACGGGAGAGGAAGGGGAACGCAAGTCTCTACTGGTCGCGGAGCTGGGCGTGGACAAGCGATGAACAGAGGGTATGGTGGTGCTTCGGCTCCTGTTGCTCGACCTCCTCTGGAAGGAGGATGGAATTGGCAGTCTAGACCGGGTGCTGCTCAGCAGGCTGTGACTGAGGAGGTTCCAGaggtggatgatgatgatgtttctgagggagaggaggaggatgatTGCGATGCTTTGGATGATTCTGATGAAGACCTCGCGAGTGATGACTATGACTCCGATGTGAGCCAGCAAAGCCATGGGACGAGGAAGCAGAACAAGTGGTTTAAGAAGTTTTTCGACAGCTTGGATAGCTTGTCTATCGAGCAGATAAACGAGCCGCAGAGGCAGTGGCATTGCCCTGCTTGCCAGAACGGGCCTGGTGCTATTGACTGGTACAACCTTCAGCCGCTTCTAGCTCACGCGAGGACAAAGGGAGCTAGACGTGTTAAGCTCCACAGGGAACTGGCTGAGGTTCTGGACAGGGATCTGCAGATGCGGGGGGCCTCTGTCATTCCCTGCGGTGAAATTTACGGGCAGTGGAAGGGTTTGGGTGAGGAGGAAAAGGATCATGAGATTGTCTGGCCGCCAATGGTCATCATTATGAATACTAAACTGGACAAGGACGAGAATGACAAG TGGCTAGGCATGGGCAACCCAGAGCTGCTGGAGTACTTTAACGAGTATCCTGCTATTAGAGCACGCCATTCGTATGGTCCGCAGGGGCATCGTGGGATGAGTGTTCTGATCTTTGAGAGTACAGCGACTGGCTACTTTGAGGCTGACCGCCTACACAGGGACTTAGCTCAAAAGGGGTTAGATAGAGACGCATGGGAGCGTCGCCGCAGTTGGTTTTCTGGAGGTGTTCGCCAGCTTTATGGCTTCCTTGCGATCAAGCGAGATTTGGATTTATTCAATCAGCATTGTCAAG ggAAAGCAAGGCTCAAGTACGAGATGAAATCGTACCAGGAGTATGTTGTGAAGGAGCTGAGGCAGATAGCTGAAGACAATCAGCAGCTGAACTGGTTCAAGAACAAGCTGACGAAACAGAACAAGCACGCCAAGGTGCTTGAGGAATCGCTGGGAATTTTGAGCGAGAAGCTGCGTAAAACTGCAGAAGATAACCGTATCGTGagacagagaacaaagatgcaGCATGAGCAGAACAGAGAAGAG ATGGATTCACAAGACAAGTTTTTCAAAGAGTCCATCAAGCAGATACATGAGAAAAGAGACGCAAAGGAAGAAAACTTCGAGATGCTGCAGCAGCAGGAGCGTGCTAAAGTTGTTGATTTGCGAAAGAG GGCTGAGGAGGTATCCAGCTTCATAGAGTGtcaagagaaagagatgaaaGAGTTTGTGGAGGAGAGGGAGAAGCTGATAGAAGAGCAGGAGAAGAAGATGGCAGAGTTGAAGAAAAAGTATTTCGAGGAGATGCTTGATCTAGAGAGGGGATTTGATAAGGCGTTGGAGCAGCTCATGAGCAAGCACGGCCTCCACGATGCAGATGACACAGATGACTACTAG